The region ACTTGCAGATTTTTACTCTGCTGTCTCCTCAGCTGTTGGCTCACTCTCCGGAAGACTTCACGGAGGGGCAAACGAAAGGGTCTACTACATGCTTAACGAGCTGAAGCATATTAATGATATAGAAGGTTATGTTGATCAAAAGCTGAGCAGAAAAGAGAGAATAATGGGTTTTGGTCACAGAGTTTACAAGACATACGATCCAAGGGCAAAGATAATAAAAGAGATGCTTGATCAGATATTAAGCTTAAAGGGAAATAATGAGCTTGTCAGAATAGCAACAGAGCTTGAGAAGATAGTTCTGGACAGACTGAAAGGTAAAAAGATATATCCCAATATAGATTTTTACTCAGGAATACTCTACAGTCTCCTTGGAATTCCTGTTGAGTTTTATACACCTGTTTTCGCCATGGCGAGAATATCAGGATGGATAGCTCACTGTAAGGAGTATATCAGGGAAAACAAACTTTTCAGGCCTACTCAGATCTACGATGGGGGGCATAACATAAGATACCTTCCTTTAGAAAAGAGATAGAAAGTGTTAGTCTTGACATAAGAATAAAAGACTGTAATTTAATACTACAAAATATAGTAAAAAGAGGTCTGTTATGGAAGGAATGGGTCATGGAGGTATGTGGATCCTGTGGATTCTTGGAGTTCTCTTTTTAGGAGCAGGATTCCTTGCCTTCATTAAGTATCTTTTTAAATAGGAGTTGAAAATGCATGAAAAACATGAGGATCACCACAAACATACCGGCCATGTTCATAAACATGAGAAACACCACGAACATCCACATAAGCCTGAAGAACACCACCATAAACCGTCTGAGGATCACAAAGGTCATGATCACGCAGCTCATATAGAGGAGTTTAAGAAGAGATTTATCGTCTCTGTAATACTTACTGTTCCTGTCCTGCTTCTTTCTGAGATGATCCAGAGATGGTTTGGTTTCAGTATAACTATCCCATTTCAAAAATGGGTTCTTCTTTTGCTATCTTCTGTTATCTACTTTTACGGTGGATATCCGTTCTTAAAAGGGCTTATATCAGAGATAAAAAACAGACAGCCCGGTATGATGACACTTATCGGGACAGCCATATCTGTTGCATTTTTCTACTCAGCTTTCACAGTCTTTGTAGGATTTGGAAAGGAGTTTTTCTGGGAGCTTGCAACTTTAATAGATGTGATGCTGCTTGGTCATTATATAGAGGCTAAAAGCGTTCTTGGAGCATCAAGGGCTCTTGAGGAGCTTGTAAAGATAATGCCAACTACAGCACACCTTATTAAAGGTGAAGAGATAGTTGATGTAAAGGTCTCTGATCTTAAAAAAGGTGATGTTGTCCTTGTAAAGCCAGGGGAAAAAATACCGTCTGACGGGATAGTTATTGAAGGTGAAAGCTACGTGAATGAGGCTCTCTTGACAGGTGAGTCAAAACCTGTTTTGAAGAAAAGGGGAAGTAAGGTTATTGGTGGATCAATAAATCAGGAAGGGGTCTTAAGGGTTAAGATAGAAAAAACGGGAGAGGAGACATACCTTTCACAGGTTATAAAACTTGTTAAACAGGCTCAGGAAAGCAAATCAAGAACCCAGGATCTTGCGAATAAAACAGCGGCAGCACTTTTCTATATCGCAATGGCTGTTGGGATAATAACATACACCGTCTGGTTTTTTATAGAGACACCAGATTTTGCACTTGAAAGAGCTGTTACAGTTCTTGTTATAGCATGTCCCCACGCACTTGGTCTTGCAGTCCCTCTTGTTGTGGCAATATCAACATCCATGACAGCTAAAAACGGGATACTTATAAGAGACAGGAGAGCTTTTGAACAGGCAAAGGATCTAAATGCTGTGATATTTGATAAGACGGGAACATTAACGGAAGGTAAGTTTGGTGTAACGGATATAGTATCTTTCATAGATGAAGATGAGCTGTTACAGCTATCAATGTCCATAGAGAGAAACTCAGAACATATCATAGCAAAAGCTATAACAAACTATGCGAAGGAAAAAGGGATAAAGCCTTTAGATGTTAAGGATTATAAAACTATACCTGGAAAAGGGGCTTTCGGTGTTGTTGACGGTAAACAGGTTTATGTTGGCAGTCCAAATCTTCTGAAGGAGTTTGGGATAGAGATTGAGGACGAAAGAATAAAGAGACTTCAGGAGGAAGGTAAGACTGTGGTTTTTGTTGTGATTGATGGACAGTTGTCAGGGGCTTTTGCTCTCTCTGACAGGATAAAACCTGAGAGCTATGAGGCTGTAAAACAGCTTAAAGAGATGGGAGTCAAGGTTTTTATGCTTACTGGAGATGCTGAAGAGGTTGCAAGATCAGTATCTCAGGAGCTTGGTATAGATGATTATTTTGCC is a window of Persephonella marina EX-H1 DNA encoding:
- a CDS encoding cytochrome c-type biogenesis protein CcmH, producing the protein MEGMGHGGMWILWILGVLFLGAGFLAFIKYLFK
- a CDS encoding heavy metal translocating P-type ATPase, with translation MHEKHEDHHKHTGHVHKHEKHHEHPHKPEEHHHKPSEDHKGHDHAAHIEEFKKRFIVSVILTVPVLLLSEMIQRWFGFSITIPFQKWVLLLLSSVIYFYGGYPFLKGLISEIKNRQPGMMTLIGTAISVAFFYSAFTVFVGFGKEFFWELATLIDVMLLGHYIEAKSVLGASRALEELVKIMPTTAHLIKGEEIVDVKVSDLKKGDVVLVKPGEKIPSDGIVIEGESYVNEALLTGESKPVLKKRGSKVIGGSINQEGVLRVKIEKTGEETYLSQVIKLVKQAQESKSRTQDLANKTAAALFYIAMAVGIITYTVWFFIETPDFALERAVTVLVIACPHALGLAVPLVVAISTSMTAKNGILIRDRRAFEQAKDLNAVIFDKTGTLTEGKFGVTDIVSFIDEDELLQLSMSIERNSEHIIAKAITNYAKEKGIKPLDVKDYKTIPGKGAFGVVDGKQVYVGSPNLLKEFGIEIEDERIKRLQEEGKTVVFVVIDGQLSGAFALSDRIKPESYEAVKQLKEMGVKVFMLTGDAEEVARSVSQELGIDDYFAQVLPHEKAQKVELLKNQGYKVGMVGDGINDAPALVTADVGIAIGAGTDVAIESADVILVKSNPADVPKVIKISRMTFSKMVQNLWWAAGYNIVAIPLAAGVLYNYGIVIQPAVGAILMSISTVIVSLNSQTLKLSKV